The DNA sequence GATCCCCACTGTATTTTTCAAGAGCACTGATGCACTGATGACTGTATCTGTGGCATCCGTGAACATCCTTCCGATGACGGGGATGAAATTTCCTGTGATGAATTTCGCGGTCCTCAAGGTCACGCCGTCCGTAATTGCGGCAGAAGCTCCCTGGACTGAGATGACCCCAAGGAAAATGGTCACGAACAATCCCAGAAGGCCTATGCTCCAGTTCCGCAGAAGATTGGCAAGCTGCGTCACCTTGTAATTTTCTGAAAGGACACTCACGATGCTGAGTACCGCTGAAAGAAATAGAAGGGGCAGCACCGCATATTGGATGAACAATCCGCTGATATTCATCAAAAACAGTATGACAGGATGGAAAAATGCAGCCGACACCAGCCCGCCAGACGAAGCGATCAGAGCCAAAAGGAGCGGTACGAGCGCCAGGATGAAAGAGGTCATTGTGCTGATGGCTTCGATGCTGTAATCAACCGCAACCCGGAAGCTGTTCAGTGCGATGATCACCAGAACCATAAAGATGATGGAATAAGCGGCTTTGCTGACAGAGCTCTTTTCAAAAGAATTCTGAAGGGACTGCAGAAACATGCTGAAGACCGTCAGGATGATGAGAGAGCCAAGAAGCTTTCCATTTACGAGAAACTCATGAAAGAGAAACTTCAGCCCCCCGAGCATCCATTCCTTCAGGGAGAATTCTTTATCTCCCTTAATAAATTCATATAAACTGCCTTTCTGGCTTTCCGGCAAAAAGCCGCCATATTCATTTGAAACTTTTTCCCAGAAACCTTTCAGCTCATCAAGCTCAAGGGTTTCAAGCTGGGCTTCAACCAGCGCCTCAGCTCCCTTTGGCCCGTTCTCTCCTTCATTTTCCCTGGAAGCTTGTACATCTGGCATCACACAGAAGGTGGCGAGAAATAATACTAGAAAAATAAACGGCAGCCGCTGCTTCATCTATTCACCTCATTTAAAAAAACTGATTGCTGTGACTTTAACTTGGTATCAGCTGAATGATCGATTCAATCAGGACAGTCAGGATCGGGATGGCCATCGCCAGAATCAGTATTTTGCCGCCGAGCTCAATTTTCGAGGCAATTGCACCCTGTCCTGCATCCTTCGTAATCTGGGCCGCAAATTCCGCTATATAAGCGATCCCGATAATTTTGAGGATCGTTTCTACATAGACAAGATTCACTTTGGCATTTACCGCAATCTTTTCAAGCATATGGATGATGGCATAAATCTGGTCAACGAGAAACAGGAAAATGCTGCATCCGGTAAAGACAACGAGCAGAAAAGCAAAGTTGGGCTTCTGCTCTTTTACGACGAGTGCAAGGAAGGTTGCAACCAGCGAGATGCCTGCTATTTGAAAGATCTCAATCGCTGAGCCCTCCCTTATCCTTGAAATAAAAATACCGACTTAATTTTTTGAAAGAGGTCGTCCACAATCGAGGCAACCATAAACAAGATATAGATAAAGCCGAATAAAGTGACCCACTGTGCGTACTCTTTCTTTCCGACCTGGTCCAAAATGGTGTGCAAAAAGGCGACTACGATCCCTACTCCGGCAATTTTAAAAATAATATCAACCTCTAATCCCATCATTTCTCCTCCTATACGCTGCTTAAATATTCCTTGCATCGTGTGCGAGCCCTGGTTTAAATCAATAGAATGATCAACAGGAGACCTGACAGGAAGCCAAGGCTTTTTACCATTCGTTCGTATTTTGCCTGTTTTTCATAAGCATCGGCTTCTTCCCTTTCCAGATGAGAGAGTGCCAGCATGATTTGTTTCTGCTGGGAAAACCGGTCATGGCGGCCGAGGGTCTCCCCGAACTGCTTCATGATCTCAAATTCTCCCTGCTTGAAGGCCGTCAGCTTCCACACCTCTTTCAGGCTTTCTTCCCAGGCTGCCCTGACGGTTGTTTCCGAATCTGTAAGCTTCTTTGAAAAAGATTCAAAAAACCAGGAAAGCGGCTTTGAAAGCTGGGCAGCCAGCCTTCTTGCCGCTTCGTGGAGCGGTGTATGCCCGTACATGATTTCCGCTTCCAGCGATTGAAGCGCTGACTTAAGCTGCCGCAGCTGGCGCGGTCTCTCATTCAAATGTTTTGATGCCTCAAATCCTGCCCATGTAGTGGCTAAGATGATGAAACAGGCGCCGATGATCTTCATCATGCCAGGTTCACCGCCGCTTCCCGATGGATTTCCCTGCCTGACTTGTCCAGAATTGATGCAATATTTCCGGGGCCGCCTGTCCGGTCCAAAATCACATATCTTTCAAAAATTCCGCTTTCAAGAATCTGCTTTAATGTCGGTCTGTTCTTTATTTCCTCCCATGAACGTCCATGGGTTGTCATCATCAGCTTGATTCCCGCATGGACAGCCTCCATGATGGCCTCCCCATCCTCCTGCCTGCCGATTTCATCAACGAGCAGGACATCCGGGCTCATGGAACGGATCATCATCATCATCCCTTCCGCCTTCGGGCAGGCATCAAGGACATCCACTCTTGGCCCAAAGGTCATCTGGGGAATGCCGCTGACACTTCCGGCAATCTCAGACCGCTCGTCCACTATGCCGGCCTTCTGTGCCGCAATAGCTGGATTCGCTGCACCAGAGGAGACAATCCGGGCAATATCCCTCAGCAGTGTGGTCTTGCCTGTCTGGGGCGGGCCGACTACCATAGTGTGGAGCCAGCCGCTGCTATATAAATAGGGTATCAGCCTGTCTGCTGTCCCGATCTTCTCTCTTGCCACCCTGATATTGAAGGAAGAGATATCACGGATGGCCTTGACTTTCCCTCCATCCAGAATAACTTTCCCGGCAAGCCCCACCCGGTGTCCGCCTTCTATTGTGATATAGCCCCTCTTAAGTTCCTCTTCCAAAGTGTAGATTGAAAAATGGCTGATTTTATTCATTAAGTGGACGGCATCTTCGGCTCCGACTGTATAGGGCAGGAAGCAGGGAATGCCTTTGGCTGTCACTTCAAGCGGCCTGCCGATCCTGATCCTGATTTCCTCCAGATGCTCCATCATTTCAGGAGGGACATTTTTCAGCTTGTCTGATAAATTTTTTGGCAAAAAGGCTGCAACTGTTTCCACAAAAATCCTCCTTATAGCTTTACTGTCTTTTATTTTCGCTACTAAGAAATGTATGTCGTTCCAGGAGCAATATGACAATATTTGTCCCTTTTCCATAAATGGTTTTTCGGATAGAAACAAAGGAAAAAGATTCTTTATCATGCAGAGAATATGGGTATCATGAATAATGACAGGGAAAGGAGAGGGATATGCTGTTTACCAGGTATAAAGAGGAAATTAAGAAGCTTCCTTTAAAAGAAACATATACAAAAGAAGACCTGCTGCATCCGGGATTGCTGATTGAAAAATATGGTGCTCTTCAGATCTATTACTCGCCCCATAATGAATATGTGAATAGCAGAGCTCAAGTGTTGATACTTGGCATTACGCCTGGATGGGCGCAAATGAACAAAAGCATCACGCTCGCAAGGCATTTGATTGGAAAGGTTCCTGACTCAGAGATGCTGAAGAGGGTGAAAGCAGAAGGACGCTTTTCAGGACCCATGAGAAAAAATCTGGCGGAAATGCTGGACAGCATTGGCCTGGCCGAGTGCCTTGGCATCGATTACTCCATGAAACTCTTTCATGATGATGATTCTATCCTTCATACATCCTCACTTGTAAAATATCCTGTTTTCAATAAAGGAAAGAACTACACAGGCCATGCCCCGGAATTAGGCCGGAGCCCGTTTCTGCTGAGCTATGCAGAAGAAACATTCAGAACGGATATACAGCCGCTGGATTCTCCCTTGATCATCCCCCTCGGCAAGGCGGCTGACAGCATATTGGAAGGATGGATAAACAGCGGGCTGATCAAACCTGAACTCTGTTTATCTGGATTTCCCCATCCCTCCGGGGCAAATGGACATCGTTTCAGACACCTTGAGGAAAAGAAGGAGGAGCTGGCAGGCAAAATCAGAAAGTATTTTAGCTGATGAATTTGTTCTGCTGCCGGCCGGAAACCAATAAATTAAAGCAAGAAGGATTAGGGGGAGGACAGTATATGTATAAAAATCAAGGCATTTCAGGGCAGCCCCTCCAGAAGCAGGGCCGGAACACCATCAGGGTCACAGGAAAGGGAACCGTCGAAGTAAAGCCAAGTAAAGCGGAGACCATCTTTGGCGTTTCGGCCGAGAGCAGTTCCCTGGCTGAGGCACAGGCGGAAGCGGCCCAGACGATCTCCAGGATTCAGGACGCTTTAATCAGGATTGGACTGCCGGAAGAAAGTATACAGACAAGCAACTATTCCGTTTTTCCGCAATACGATTTTCAGGATGGGAAACAGATTTTCAGAGGGTATAAGGCAGAGCATTTATTAAGGGTGATTGTTTCACCTGTGGAAGCTGCCGGCCGAGTATTGGATACCGCTGCAGAAAACGGAGCGAATATCATTTCTTCCGTCAGGCTTTTAGCCGATGAAGCAAAGCCTCAGAAGCAGGCTCTGTCACTCGCGGTCATAGATGCCTATGAAAAGGCTTCTGTTATTGCAAAGACCCTTCATGTACAGCTGGTTAAAACACCAGCAGCAGTCACTGAAGGAATCATTGCCCCCGGCCAGCCAATACAAGGGGAAGCCGGCATGTTTGTAAAAAGCGCGGCCGCTGGTACTTCAATAGAACCTGGCACTATGGAAGTTACTGCCTATGTTACAGCAGACTTTGTATATTAAAAAAAGCAACAGCCGATTGGCCATTGCTTTGGGATAACATATTAAGGGCCGCAGTTGCCGCCGATTTATATGGAGTTTCAAACCTGCTCCAACAGGTGGGTGTCCGCAGGAATTCTTTCCGGGTGTCCTCTGTATAGAGGCATGCCGTCCTGATTCCGATTTAGGGCTCCCTATTACTACATAAAGGTTGAAACTTCATATACAAACGAACAACGCAGCTTGTATTAATTATATTACAATAACATTTCTATAAAGGCAATAGCTTTAAGCCATTTTTTCATAAGCATGATTTTAAAAGCGCATACTAAAAAGAGTGCGGCAAAAAGAGTACCGAAGGGGTGGCTACCGAATGGTAAATGAAAATCATCAAAAATTTTTAAAAGAGCAGCAGGATCCGGACCAATATCTTGGCGGAACAAAAAGCAACAGCAAACCGGCATCCTCTGACCCGGAATATAATAATCCCGGAAATACCGATCAATCTCCGGGAACGACCGGAAAGAAGCTTTAACAGTTTAAATCAAAAAAATACCCGCTGGCAAAATGCCACGCGGGTATTCCTTTTTTTCACCGATTAGGCTCTGGACACATAAGAGCTTTCAGTTGTGTTGATGATCAGGACATCTCCCTGGTTGATGAAGAAAGGAACCTGAACAATCAGGCCGGTTTCAAGTGTAGCAGGCTTGGTTCCGCCAGAAGCAGTATCACCTTTGATTCCAGGCTCAGTTTCTGTCACTTCAAGCTCAACAGTGTTTGGAAGTTCAACACCAAGCGTTTCTCCCTGATACATCATGATCTGGACTTCCATATTTTCTTTAAGGAACTTCAGCTCATACTCAATAGAGTTTTCAGGCAGTTCAATTTGCTCGTAAGACTCGTTGTCCATGAATACGTGCTGATCGCCGCTTGCGTATAAGTATTGCATTCTGCGGTTATCAATCTGCGCCTTGCCTACCTTCTCGCCGGCACGGAAGGTTTTTTCCTGGATAGCGCCGGTGCGCAGGTTGCGGAGCTTTGAACGAACAAACGCTGCGCCTTTTCCTGGCTTAACATGCTGAAAATCCATTACTCTCCAAATGCCGTTATCTACTTCGATTGTCAATCCTGTACGAAAATCATTTACAGAAATCATGTGTTATGTCCTCCTAATATGCAATTACAGAATGATTAGTTCTTTAGTTGAATGAGTGAGCTTTTCGTTATGGTCCTTTGTAATGATTGTATCATCTTCAATGCGCACACCGCCAAGACCAGGGATGTAGATGCCAGGTTCGACTGTGACGACCATCCCCTCTTCAAGGATGACATCAGATCTGGATGCAAGCCCAGGACCCTCGTGGACCTCAAGACCGATTCCATGTCCTGTCGAATGCCCGAAATACTCTCCATAGCCTTTGCTGCTGATGTGGTCGCGGGTCAGGGCGTCTGCTTCTTTTCCGGAAATGCCCGGTTTGATGCCTTCAAGACCCTTAAGCTGAGCTTCAAGGACTATATGATAGATATCCTTCAGCTTGCTGTCCGGCTC is a window from the Bacillus infantis NRRL B-14911 genome containing:
- the spoIIIAE gene encoding stage III sporulation protein AE, whose product is MKQRLPFIFLVLFLATFCVMPDVQASRENEGENGPKGAEALVEAQLETLELDELKGFWEKVSNEYGGFLPESQKGSLYEFIKGDKEFSLKEWMLGGLKFLFHEFLVNGKLLGSLIILTVFSMFLQSLQNSFEKSSVSKAAYSIIFMVLVIIALNSFRVAVDYSIEAISTMTSFILALVPLLLALIASSGGLVSAAFFHPVILFLMNISGLFIQYAVLPLLFLSAVLSIVSVLSENYKVTQLANLLRNWSIGLLGLFVTIFLGVISVQGASAAITDGVTLRTAKFITGNFIPVIGRMFTDATDTVISASVLLKNTVGIAGVAILLIIAAFPAIKILMIAFIYKFAAAVLQPLGGGPVIACLDIISKSVIYVFAALALVSLMFFLSITVIIAAGNLTMMMR
- the spoIIIAD gene encoding stage III sporulation protein AD, producing the protein MEIFQIAGISLVATFLALVVKEQKPNFAFLLVVFTGCSIFLFLVDQIYAIIHMLEKIAVNAKVNLVYVETILKIIGIAYIAEFAAQITKDAGQGAIASKIELGGKILILAMAIPILTVLIESIIQLIPS
- the spoIIIAC gene encoding stage III sporulation protein AC, yielding MGLEVDIIFKIAGVGIVVAFLHTILDQVGKKEYAQWVTLFGFIYILFMVASIVDDLFQKIKSVFLFQG
- the spoIIIAB gene encoding stage III sporulation protein SpoIIIAB, with protein sequence MMKIIGACFIILATTWAGFEASKHLNERPRQLRQLKSALQSLEAEIMYGHTPLHEAARRLAAQLSKPLSWFFESFSKKLTDSETTVRAAWEESLKEVWKLTAFKQGEFEIMKQFGETLGRHDRFSQQKQIMLALSHLEREEADAYEKQAKYERMVKSLGFLSGLLLIILLI
- the spoIIIAA gene encoding stage III sporulation protein AA; this encodes METVAAFLPKNLSDKLKNVPPEMMEHLEEIRIRIGRPLEVTAKGIPCFLPYTVGAEDAVHLMNKISHFSIYTLEEELKRGYITIEGGHRVGLAGKVILDGGKVKAIRDISSFNIRVAREKIGTADRLIPYLYSSGWLHTMVVGPPQTGKTTLLRDIARIVSSGAANPAIAAQKAGIVDERSEIAGSVSGIPQMTFGPRVDVLDACPKAEGMMMMIRSMSPDVLLVDEIGRQEDGEAIMEAVHAGIKLMMTTHGRSWEEIKNRPTLKQILESGIFERYVILDRTGGPGNIASILDKSGREIHREAAVNLA
- a CDS encoding uracil-DNA glycosylase family protein; protein product: MLFTRYKEEIKKLPLKETYTKEDLLHPGLLIEKYGALQIYYSPHNEYVNSRAQVLILGITPGWAQMNKSITLARHLIGKVPDSEMLKRVKAEGRFSGPMRKNLAEMLDSIGLAECLGIDYSMKLFHDDDSILHTSSLVKYPVFNKGKNYTGHAPELGRSPFLLSYAEETFRTDIQPLDSPLIIPLGKAADSILEGWINSGLIKPELCLSGFPHPSGANGHRFRHLEEKKEELAGKIRKYFS
- a CDS encoding SIMPL domain-containing protein, whose protein sequence is MYKNQGISGQPLQKQGRNTIRVTGKGTVEVKPSKAETIFGVSAESSSLAEAQAEAAQTISRIQDALIRIGLPEESIQTSNYSVFPQYDFQDGKQIFRGYKAEHLLRVIVSPVEAAGRVLDTAAENGANIISSVRLLADEAKPQKQALSLAVIDAYEKASVIAKTLHVQLVKTPAAVTEGIIAPGQPIQGEAGMFVKSAAAGTSIEPGTMEVTAYVTADFVY
- the efp gene encoding elongation factor P, which produces MISVNDFRTGLTIEVDNGIWRVMDFQHVKPGKGAAFVRSKLRNLRTGAIQEKTFRAGEKVGKAQIDNRRMQYLYASGDQHVFMDNESYEQIELPENSIEYELKFLKENMEVQIMMYQGETLGVELPNTVELEVTETEPGIKGDTASGGTKPATLETGLIVQVPFFINQGDVLIINTTESSYVSRA